The Bos taurus isolate L1 Dominette 01449 registration number 42190680 breed Hereford chromosome 13, ARS-UCD2.0, whole genome shotgun sequence genome contains a region encoding:
- the DSTN gene encoding destrin — protein sequence MASGVQVADEVCRIFYDMKVRKCSTPEEIKKRKKAVIFCLSADKKCIIVEEGKEILVGDVGVTITDPFKHFVGMLPEKDCRYALYDASFETKESRKEELMFFLWAPELAPLKSKMIYASSKDAIKKKFQGIKHECQANGPEDLNRACIAEKLGGSLIVAFEGCPV from the exons GCCTCAGGAGTGCAAGTTGCCGATGAAGTATGTCGCATTTTTTATGACATGAAAGTTCGGAAGTGCTCCACGCCAGAGgaaatcaagaaaagaaagaaggctgTCATCTTCTGTCTCAGTGCAGACAAAAAGTGCATCATCGTGGAGGAAGGCAAAGAGATCTTGGTGGGAGATGTTGGTGTCACCATAACCGATCCTTTCAAGCATTTTGTGGGGATGCTTCCTGAAAAAGATTGTCGCTATGCTCTGTATGATGCAAGCTTTGAAACAAAGGAATCCAGAAAAGAGGAGTTgatgtttttcctgtg GGCACCAGAACTAGCTCCTCTGAAGAGTAAAATGATCTATGCGAGCTCCAAGGATGCCATCAAAAAGAAGTTCCAAG GCATAAAACACGAGTGTCAAGCAAATGGGCCAGAAGACCTCAATCGGGCTTGTATTGCTGAAAAGCTAGGTGGATCCCTAATTGTAGCTTTTGAAGGATGCCCTGTGTAG